A region of Phosphitispora fastidiosa DNA encodes the following proteins:
- a CDS encoding radical SAM protein → MIKLSAGTAHVLGIRKLAIDILPTTAYMMCGERCIHDCGFCPQARNASSRTDLLSRVTWSQCRIEDTVHQIKAAHEEGKLQRACLQVVDGSKAIEQVKEMVNHIKKYSDIPICVSTKVNHREEILALAEAGVDRIGLALDAACERVYNLTKSGSWQDTLNFISDAAGLLPGRISTHLIVGLGETEQEMVNIIRYMRELGVTVGLFAFTPVPGTRMAGMKPPELDCYRRMQAANYLMDIIPAGDCRFYSGRLIDYGLTAEMLTEYLKDGKAFETSGCSGCNRPYYNEKPGGVIYNYPRPLTKPEIDEAIDMVIKSLDGRL, encoded by the coding sequence ATGATTAAGCTTTCTGCGGGTACGGCACATGTCCTGGGAATCAGGAAACTGGCTATTGATATTCTCCCTACTACTGCCTATATGATGTGTGGAGAAAGGTGTATCCATGACTGCGGTTTTTGTCCACAGGCAAGAAATGCTTCTTCCCGTACCGATTTGTTATCAAGAGTTACCTGGTCACAGTGCCGGATTGAGGACACGGTCCACCAGATTAAAGCAGCCCATGAAGAAGGAAAGCTGCAGCGGGCCTGCCTGCAAGTTGTAGATGGCAGCAAAGCGATTGAACAGGTAAAGGAAATGGTAAATCACATCAAAAAGTATTCCGATATCCCAATCTGTGTCTCCACCAAGGTTAATCACAGGGAAGAAATCCTGGCTCTTGCTGAAGCCGGTGTGGACCGCATCGGACTGGCGCTTGACGCTGCCTGTGAACGGGTGTACAACCTGACAAAATCAGGAAGCTGGCAGGATACCCTGAATTTTATCAGTGACGCAGCCGGACTCCTGCCGGGACGGATATCCACACACCTGATTGTTGGCCTTGGGGAAACAGAACAAGAGATGGTCAATATAATCCGCTACATGAGGGAACTGGGGGTTACAGTGGGGCTCTTTGCTTTTACTCCGGTCCCCGGGACCAGGATGGCGGGCATGAAGCCGCCTGAGCTTGATTGTTACCGGAGAATGCAGGCTGCCAACTACCTGATGGATATAATACCGGCGGGTGATTGCAGGTTTTATTCCGGACGTCTGATTGACTATGGCTTGACCGCCGAAATGCTGACAGAGTATTTAAAAGACGGAAAAGCCTTTGAAACTTCCGGATGCTCCGGTTGTAACCGCCCATATTATAATGAAAAACCTGGAGGGGTCATCTACAATTATCCGCGTCCTCTGACCAAACCGGAAATAGATGAAGCCATCGACATGGTAATCAAATCACTGGATGGCAGGTTATAA
- the gcvH gene encoding glycine cleavage system protein GcvH, producing MENPKDLKYTKDHEWVRVEGNKAIIGVTDVAQSLMGDVVFVELPEVGAEYSTGEAAANIESVKAVSEVFAPVGGKIAAVNAVLEDTPELINKEAFGEGWIFTIEMSDAAELDNLLSVEEYGKLLVEGE from the coding sequence ATGGAAAATCCAAAGGACCTCAAGTATACTAAAGATCATGAGTGGGTACGAGTAGAAGGCAATAAGGCGATAATAGGTGTAACAGATGTCGCCCAAAGTCTTATGGGAGATGTTGTTTTTGTAGAACTGCCGGAAGTGGGGGCAGAGTACTCCACAGGAGAAGCTGCAGCCAATATTGAGTCGGTAAAGGCGGTTTCTGAGGTATTTGCTCCTGTGGGGGGCAAAATAGCTGCTGTCAATGCAGTGCTGGAAGATACCCCGGAGCTTATAAACAAAGAAGCGTTTGGGGAAGGGTGGATTTTTACAATCGAGATGTCGGATGCTGCTGAGTTAGATAACTTACTCAGCGTGGAGGAATATGGTAAACTCTTGGTGGAGGGGGAGTAA
- the lpdA gene encoding dihydrolipoyl dehydrogenase has translation MAYNIAIIGGGPGGYVAAIRAAQLGAKVAVVEKADLGGTCLNWGCIPTKALVAGTETLHMVKKSEEFGISADNPTVNFAAMMERKNQVVQRLVKGINYLFKKNKIVLYEGIGMLASVNRIEVMKNDGTAEKIEAENIIIATGSEPALITSLGYDGDRVITSNEALSLTEIPRSLLIIGGGVIGCEFACIFAELGCDITIVDVMPAILPGIEEEASKLMQSLFKRRKIKVITSAKIAEVRKDSGSVTAVLDSGEELAAEKVLISIGRTFNTEGLGLRELGIEQGPKNEITVNSRMQTNIPNIYAIGDITNKIQLAHVASAQGITAVENIMGRQKEMNYDVVPNCIFTAPEIAGVGITSRQAREQGINISSGKFPFMALGKAQASGKTDGFVKILADVKTDRILGVHIVGPHATDLIAEAALAVRLGATSEQLAETIHAHPTLAEAMMEAAEAVHGKSIHT, from the coding sequence ATGGCTTATAATATTGCAATTATCGGCGGAGGACCGGGAGGATATGTTGCCGCCATCCGGGCTGCTCAGCTGGGAGCAAAGGTTGCAGTGGTTGAAAAGGCAGATTTGGGAGGAACATGTCTTAATTGGGGATGTATACCTACCAAGGCTCTGGTTGCCGGGACTGAGACACTGCATATGGTTAAAAAAAGTGAAGAATTTGGCATTTCTGCAGATAACCCAACAGTAAATTTTGCAGCTATGATGGAGCGTAAAAACCAGGTAGTGCAGAGGCTCGTTAAAGGAATAAATTATCTGTTTAAGAAAAACAAAATTGTTTTGTATGAGGGCATAGGAATGCTTGCTTCCGTTAACCGGATTGAGGTAATGAAAAACGATGGTACTGCCGAAAAAATTGAGGCGGAGAACATTATTATTGCCACGGGATCAGAACCGGCTCTGATAACAAGTTTGGGCTATGATGGGGACCGGGTGATAACCAGCAATGAAGCACTTTCTCTGACCGAGATACCCAGGAGCTTGCTGATTATCGGCGGTGGTGTTATTGGCTGTGAGTTTGCCTGCATATTTGCCGAACTGGGCTGTGATATTACTATTGTTGATGTGATGCCTGCCATTTTGCCGGGAATTGAGGAAGAGGCATCAAAATTGATGCAGAGCCTGTTTAAACGGCGTAAAATTAAAGTTATTACAAGCGCTAAAATCGCCGAAGTACGTAAAGACAGCGGCAGTGTAACCGCAGTTTTGGACAGCGGTGAAGAATTGGCAGCAGAGAAAGTTCTTATTTCTATCGGCCGCACCTTCAATACTGAGGGGCTTGGATTGCGGGAACTCGGGATTGAACAGGGGCCTAAGAATGAAATAACAGTTAATTCCAGGATGCAGACCAATATTCCCAACATTTATGCCATCGGAGATATAACCAATAAGATTCAGCTGGCACATGTTGCTTCTGCACAGGGGATTACGGCTGTGGAAAACATTATGGGCAGGCAGAAAGAAATGAACTACGATGTCGTGCCCAACTGTATATTTACGGCTCCGGAGATTGCAGGTGTTGGAATTACCAGCCGGCAGGCCCGGGAACAGGGCATAAATATCAGTTCCGGGAAATTTCCCTTTATGGCCCTGGGTAAAGCTCAGGCCTCCGGTAAGACCGATGGTTTTGTAAAAATTCTGGCTGATGTGAAGACAGACCGGATTCTGGGGGTACATATTGTCGGGCCTCATGCCACAGATTTAATTGCTGAGGCAGCCCTCGCCGTTAGACTGGGAGCAACCTCAGAGCAGCTTGCTGAAACTATTCATGCCCATCCTACCTTAGCTGAGGCCATGATGGAAGCGGCTGAGGCTGTTCATGGCAAGAGTATTCATACTTAA
- the gcvPA gene encoding aminomethyl-transferring glycine dehydrogenase subunit GcvPA, producing MSKPVYPYIPNSVPEEKTKLLKEIGIDSVEEIFKEIPDHLRFKGKMNIPEPFLSEYELRRHVEGLLAKNKSCKEYTNFLGAGTWQHYVPSVVDEIITRDEFLTAYVVGDAQGDHGKWQALFESASMIGEMTGFEAVNKPTYDWANAIAIACRMAARMTGRREILVAGNMSPGRLSVVKNYCKPEIKVEKIKYDKDTGLLDLTDLKAKISSNTAAVYFENPSYLGFIETQGEEIAKIAHDNDAEVIAGVDPSSLGVLAAPADYGADFAVGDYQPLGLHMQWGGGLAGFICTRDDKRYVAEYPGLLYGITTSVQEGEYSFGEVFYERTSYASREKGKDFIGTTTALWGIAAGVYMALMGPQGFRDLGEGIMQRVKYAQGLLSNIKGIKVPVLKSPSFKEFVVNFDGIGKTVAEINKALLEHKIFGGKDLSQEFPEYGQSALYCITEIHTKEDIKKLALALEQVIQGL from the coding sequence ATGAGCAAACCGGTCTATCCTTACATACCGAACTCGGTACCGGAAGAGAAAACAAAACTGCTGAAAGAAATAGGTATTGACAGTGTTGAAGAAATTTTTAAGGAGATTCCCGATCATCTGAGATTTAAAGGGAAAATGAATATTCCCGAGCCCTTTCTTTCCGAATATGAATTGAGGAGACACGTTGAAGGGTTACTCGCAAAAAACAAGTCCTGCAAGGAATATACCAACTTCCTTGGTGCAGGTACATGGCAGCATTATGTTCCGTCTGTGGTTGATGAAATCATAACCCGTGATGAGTTTCTTACTGCTTATGTAGTAGGAGATGCTCAGGGGGACCACGGAAAGTGGCAGGCGCTTTTTGAAAGTGCCAGTATGATAGGTGAAATGACTGGTTTTGAGGCAGTCAATAAGCCTACTTATGATTGGGCAAATGCTATTGCCATTGCCTGCCGTATGGCTGCGAGGATGACAGGACGCAGGGAAATCCTCGTTGCCGGAAACATGAGTCCTGGCAGACTGTCGGTAGTCAAAAACTACTGCAAACCTGAAATTAAAGTTGAGAAAATAAAGTATGACAAAGATACAGGTCTTTTGGATCTTACTGATTTAAAAGCAAAGATATCTTCCAATACTGCAGCTGTTTATTTCGAAAACCCGTCTTACCTGGGCTTCATTGAAACTCAGGGTGAAGAAATAGCCAAAATTGCCCATGATAACGATGCCGAAGTAATCGCGGGGGTTGACCCCAGTTCCCTTGGTGTCCTGGCAGCTCCTGCTGATTATGGCGCTGACTTTGCTGTTGGTGATTATCAGCCGCTAGGTCTTCATATGCAGTGGGGCGGCGGCCTGGCCGGCTTTATCTGCACCCGGGATGACAAGAGGTATGTGGCCGAATATCCGGGTCTGCTTTATGGGATAACAACTTCGGTGCAAGAAGGGGAATACAGTTTCGGTGAAGTGTTCTATGAAAGAACTTCTTATGCATCAAGGGAAAAAGGCAAGGACTTTATCGGGACAACTACCGCACTATGGGGTATTGCCGCAGGTGTCTACATGGCTCTGATGGGACCACAGGGTTTCAGGGACCTCGGTGAGGGAATCATGCAGCGGGTTAAGTATGCTCAAGGCCTGCTTTCAAATATCAAAGGTATCAAGGTTCCTGTTCTTAAGTCACCCAGCTTCAAGGAGTTTGTGGTTAACTTTGATGGCATCGGCAAGACTGTTGCCGAGATCAATAAAGCCTTACTGGAGCATAAAAT
- a CDS encoding Imm5 family immunity protein yields the protein MASFPEELSKTLNLAYQAMTAHPQHDLNLGYRWLIYEQLGPGKGESRQTGSDGLKKRVNLAISATEKVLPLWGKVYPGNSLPERCIQLANQVLLGQVDANEAWKQRDLFWDHLVEMGNKDQANQVVHGAGFSAVQVLNAVLRNERFDSRQINLNLTDADVNPDEMDAAFFAAAAYANGAVWDEASDSLKRREFWEWWLKEAVPLAWEMI from the coding sequence ATGGCATCATTCCCCGAGGAATTAAGTAAGACCCTGAACCTGGCTTATCAAGCTATGACAGCCCATCCTCAACATGATCTCAATTTGGGGTATCGCTGGTTAATATATGAACAGTTAGGCCCGGGTAAGGGTGAATCCCGCCAAACGGGATCAGATGGGTTGAAGAAAAGAGTTAATCTGGCAATTTCTGCCACTGAAAAGGTTTTGCCGCTTTGGGGAAAAGTATATCCCGGCAATAGTCTGCCTGAACGGTGTATTCAGTTAGCAAACCAGGTTTTACTGGGACAGGTTGATGCTAACGAGGCCTGGAAACAGCGGGATTTATTCTGGGACCATTTAGTTGAAATGGGGAATAAAGATCAGGCAAACCAAGTAGTTCATGGAGCAGGCTTTAGTGCGGTACAGGTACTTAATGCTGTGCTCAGGAATGAGCGTTTTGACTCCAGGCAGATTAATCTGAATCTTACAGATGCAGATGTCAATCCTGATGAAATGGATGCCGCTTTTTTTGCTGCCGCTGCCTATGCCAATGGGGCAGTCTGGGATGAGGCTTCAGATTCCCTGAAACGCCGGGAATTTTGGGAATGGTGGCTTAAAGAAGCTGTACCCTTGGCCTGGGAAATGATTTAG
- a CDS encoding lipoate--protein ligase family protein — MEKWRLIVDKPLPAAMNMAFDEAVMNSVMQGLAPPTIRFYRWTPPAVSLGYFQKLEQEIDVEACKREGVDVVRRLTGGRAVLHQDEFTYSVIAPEDNQKIAGSILQSYLAVSRGLVKGLAELGVQAELSEGKKHTEFNSAACFDAPSWYEMVVGGRKLVGSAQTRRGGCLLQHGSIPVKMDTDLLFSVLNFSSEKLRERAKSYFLAKATCLSEILDYSPEYDKMCECFKYGFETVLGISLREAAPLAEEEDMAAELSAGRYAADDWNRRR, encoded by the coding sequence ATGGAGAAGTGGCGCCTGATTGTTGATAAACCTTTACCTGCAGCTATGAACATGGCCTTTGACGAAGCTGTCATGAATTCTGTTATGCAGGGGTTAGCGCCGCCGACTATCCGGTTTTACCGCTGGACGCCGCCGGCAGTCAGCCTGGGATATTTTCAAAAACTGGAGCAAGAGATAGATGTGGAGGCATGCAAGAGAGAAGGTGTGGATGTAGTTAGAAGGCTCACCGGTGGCCGGGCGGTACTGCATCAGGACGAGTTTACCTATAGCGTGATAGCTCCGGAAGACAATCAAAAGATAGCGGGCTCGATACTGCAATCTTATCTGGCTGTGAGCAGAGGTCTGGTTAAAGGACTGGCGGAATTAGGGGTTCAGGCGGAACTTTCTGAAGGTAAAAAGCACACTGAATTTAATTCAGCCGCCTGCTTTGATGCTCCTTCATGGTATGAGATGGTTGTGGGAGGCCGGAAATTGGTGGGCAGCGCCCAGACCAGACGCGGGGGTTGTCTCCTTCAGCATGGCTCCATTCCGGTAAAGATGGATACAGACCTGCTCTTTTCGGTTTTAAACTTCAGCAGCGAAAAGCTCCGAGAAAGGGCCAAATCTTATTTCCTGGCGAAAGCTACATGTCTTAGTGAAATTTTAGATTATAGCCCTGAGTACGATAAAATGTGCGAATGCTTTAAATATGGTTTTGAGACAGTGTTGGGAATCAGCCTTCGGGAGGCAGCGCCGCTAGCTGAAGAAGAAGACATGGCAGCAGAGTTAAGCGCCGGCAGATATGCAGCCGATGATTGGAATAGGCGCAGATAA
- a CDS encoding radical SAM protein: MEQMLNEAWQVRQENFPNIIQLDFPAKTRSISVTGSECMLKCAHCNGHFLQAMDPISTWQESLGKEIKSCLISGGCDKEGRVPISHYLPYIKGIKDSRRQINLHVGLQDEQEIEQFSQLADVVSFDFVGDNETIREVYGLNKRVEDYILTYLRLQRRVTVIPHICIGLRGGQISGEYKALEILKEVGVKGLVFIVFSPTDGTLYAERKPAPLQEVIQILCKARIDFPDIPINLGCMRPKGRYRFELDQLAVRSGVNKIVQPTPGVMAMAEEMGLEVIRGEECCVL; the protein is encoded by the coding sequence ATGGAACAGATGCTTAATGAAGCCTGGCAGGTAAGACAAGAAAATTTTCCAAATATAATACAACTTGATTTCCCGGCAAAAACCAGGTCCATAAGTGTTACCGGCAGCGAGTGTATGCTGAAATGTGCCCACTGCAACGGACATTTTCTGCAGGCAATGGATCCAATCAGCACCTGGCAGGAGAGCTTGGGCAAAGAGATTAAAAGCTGTTTAATTTCCGGTGGTTGTGACAAGGAAGGAAGGGTTCCGATATCACATTATCTCCCGTACATTAAAGGGATCAAAGACAGCCGCCGCCAGATAAACCTTCATGTCGGACTTCAGGATGAACAGGAGATTGAGCAGTTCAGTCAGTTAGCCGATGTTGTTTCTTTTGATTTCGTCGGAGACAATGAAACAATCAGGGAAGTTTACGGCCTGAACAAGAGAGTAGAGGATTATATCCTGACTTATCTTCGCCTGCAGCGTAGGGTTACCGTAATTCCACATATCTGTATTGGGCTCCGTGGCGGCCAAATCAGCGGAGAATACAAGGCTTTGGAAATTCTAAAAGAAGTGGGAGTAAAGGGTTTGGTCTTTATCGTGTTTTCCCCGACAGACGGCACTCTTTATGCCGAGAGGAAACCGGCCCCATTACAGGAGGTCATCCAAATCCTTTGCAAAGCCCGCATAGACTTTCCCGACATACCGATAAACCTCGGCTGTATGAGACCTAAAGGCAGGTACAGGTTTGAATTGGACCAACTGGCAGTGCGCAGCGGAGTTAATAAGATAGTCCAGCCAACTCCGGGAGTCATGGCTATGGCGGAGGAAATGGGGCTTGAGGTTATCAGGGGAGAGGAGTGCTGTGTATTATGA
- the gcvPB gene encoding aminomethyl-transferring glycine dehydrogenase subunit GcvPB yields MTKRLIFEMSKPGRRGVSLPESDVPERELSALIPQEYLRDEAPGLPEVSEIDVVRHFTELSTLNHGLDTGFYPLGSCTMKYNPKVNEDMSRLPAFAAIHPYQPEEIAQGALELMFNTEKYLAEIAGMSKVTLQPAAGAHGEYTGMAIINAYHRSRGESRTKVIVPDSAHGTNPATANVCGFKTVQVKSDERGGVDLESLRAAMDEEVAALMLTNPNTVGLFDENIQEIAQIVHEKGGLLYYDGANANAIMGIARPGDMGFDVIHFNLHKTFATPHGGGGPGSGPVGVKDFLEQFLPKPVVAEKEGRFYLDYDRPQTIGKVHGFYGNFGVVVKAYAYIRALGGAGLKNVTEHAVLNANYLMAKLKDRYYVTYDRICKHEFVLNTANQKGYGIHTLDIAKRLLDYGYHPPTIYFPLIVEEAMMIEPTETESKDTLDEFVAVMLKIADEVEKDADLVKEAPHNTVVGRLDETLAARQPVLKYKPE; encoded by the coding sequence ATGACTAAACGGCTGATTTTTGAAATGAGCAAACCCGGGCGGCGGGGGGTCAGTCTGCCGGAATCCGATGTACCGGAGCGGGAGCTTTCAGCGTTGATTCCCCAGGAATACCTCAGGGATGAGGCACCGGGATTGCCTGAAGTAAGTGAGATTGATGTGGTCAGGCATTTTACGGAACTGTCGACACTGAATCACGGACTTGACACAGGATTCTATCCCCTGGGTTCCTGTACTATGAAATACAATCCCAAGGTTAATGAGGACATGTCCCGGCTGCCTGCTTTTGCAGCCATACATCCTTACCAGCCTGAGGAAATTGCTCAGGGTGCCCTGGAATTAATGTTCAATACCGAAAAGTACCTGGCGGAAATAGCCGGAATGTCAAAGGTAACCCTGCAGCCGGCGGCAGGAGCTCATGGTGAATATACAGGGATGGCAATTATCAATGCTTACCACCGCAGCCGGGGGGAAAGCAGAACCAAGGTAATTGTGCCTGACTCGGCTCACGGTACCAACCCTGCCACAGCCAATGTATGCGGGTTTAAGACAGTGCAGGTCAAATCAGATGAGCGCGGCGGAGTAGACCTGGAATCACTGCGGGCTGCAATGGATGAGGAAGTTGCGGCATTGATGCTGACAAATCCCAATACTGTGGGGCTGTTTGATGAGAATATTCAGGAGATTGCCCAAATTGTGCATGAAAAAGGCGGGCTGCTATACTATGATGGGGCCAATGCCAATGCCATAATGGGGATAGCACGTCCCGGAGACATGGGCTTTGATGTTATTCACTTTAATCTACATAAGACATTCGCCACCCCGCACGGCGGCGGGGGTCCGGGGTCAGGCCCGGTTGGGGTTAAGGATTTCCTGGAACAGTTTTTACCCAAACCTGTGGTTGCAGAAAAGGAAGGCAGGTTCTATCTTGACTACGACAGGCCGCAGACTATCGGTAAGGTACATGGTTTTTACGGCAACTTCGGAGTTGTAGTTAAAGCCTATGCATACATCAGAGCCCTGGGAGGGGCAGGTCTGAAGAACGTGACTGAGCATGCTGTGCTGAATGCCAACTATCTCATGGCAAAGCTAAAGGACCGTTACTACGTCACTTATGACAGGATCTGCAAACATGAATTTGTGCTGAATACTGCTAATCAGAAGGGGTATGGCATACACACCCTGGACATAGCCAAACGACTCCTTGATTATGGATATCATCCGCCGACAATTTATTTCCCCTTGATTGTGGAAGAGGCGATGATGATAGAACCTACTGAAACAGAGAGTAAAGATACTCTGGATGAGTTTGTTGCGGTAATGTTAAAAATTGCCGATGAAGTAGAAAAAGATGCGGACTTGGTCAAAGAAGCTCCCCACAATACGGTTGTCGGTCGTCTGGATGAAACCCTGGCGGCGCGTCAGCCTGTGCTGAAATATAAACCGGAATAG
- the gcvPA gene encoding aminomethyl-transferring glycine dehydrogenase subunit GcvPA, translating to MNFVPHTENERKEMLKAIGSGSIEDLFADIPEALRLQRGLEIPGPLSEMELIRHMDELGKKNGSLDQYVSFLGAGSYDHYIPSVINHMLLRSEFYTAYTPYQPEISQGTLMSIFEYQTMVCELTGMEVANASMYDGASAMAEAALMACEIKRCKKIIVSSTVHPEYRDVLRTYAGPQNIEVVEAPYNDGVTDAAALSELMDDKTAGVIIQHPNFFGGLEKVQQISDIIHEKGGLYIAVVDPISLAILKSPGEYGADIVVGEGQSLGNPVSFGGPQLGFFACTGKFMRRMPGRVVGQTLDNRGQRAFVLTLQAREQHIRREKATSNICSNEALCALAATIYLSMLGKSGLVDVAKLCLQKAAYLKEELQKIGVGPAFGISTFKEFTVKTNRPVEEINRELLQEKIIGGLDLGRFYPELKNHMLICVTEKRTKEEMASLVKAIAGIEGRASND from the coding sequence ATGAACTTTGTACCTCACACGGAAAATGAACGCAAGGAAATGCTGAAGGCAATAGGGTCAGGGTCGATAGAAGACCTGTTTGCAGATATTCCTGAGGCATTACGCCTTCAGCGGGGGTTAGAAATTCCCGGACCGCTGTCAGAAATGGAACTGATACGGCATATGGATGAGTTGGGGAAAAAGAACGGCAGCCTGGATCAGTATGTATCTTTTTTAGGAGCGGGGTCTTATGATCACTATATACCAAGTGTGATTAACCATATGCTTTTAAGGTCGGAGTTTTATACGGCATATACTCCGTATCAGCCTGAAATCAGCCAGGGAACCCTGATGTCAATATTCGAATATCAGACCATGGTATGTGAACTGACGGGTATGGAAGTGGCTAATGCGTCTATGTATGATGGGGCATCAGCAATGGCGGAAGCGGCTTTGATGGCTTGTGAGATTAAACGCTGCAAAAAGATAATTGTTTCCAGTACCGTACATCCTGAGTACCGCGATGTATTGCGGACATATGCAGGACCCCAAAATATAGAAGTAGTAGAAGCGCCCTACAATGATGGTGTTACAGATGCTGCGGCATTATCGGAATTGATGGATGATAAGACTGCGGGTGTGATTATTCAACACCCGAATTTCTTCGGCGGCCTGGAAAAGGTTCAGCAGATTTCAGATATAATACATGAAAAAGGCGGCCTGTATATAGCTGTAGTGGATCCGATATCACTGGCTATTTTGAAGTCCCCGGGGGAATATGGAGCAGATATCGTGGTTGGAGAAGGACAGTCACTGGGTAACCCGGTGAGTTTTGGCGGTCCGCAGCTGGGTTTCTTTGCCTGTACCGGCAAATTCATGAGGAGGATGCCAGGCCGGGTGGTCGGGCAGACCCTGGATAACAGGGGGCAAAGAGCATTTGTCCTGACACTGCAGGCCAGAGAACAGCATATCAGAAGGGAAAAAGCCACCTCCAACATTTGTTCCAACGAAGCCCTTTGTGCGCTGGCGGCTACCATTTACCTGAGTATGCTGGGTAAGAGCGGCCTCGTAGATGTGGCCAAACTGTGCCTGCAAAAAGCTGCTTATTTAAAAGAAGAGCTGCAGAAAATTGGTGTTGGCCCCGCCTTTGGAATATCGACATTTAAGGAATTTACAGTAAAAACGAATCGACCGGTAGAGGAAATCAACCGTGAACTGCTGCAGGAAAAAATAATCGGCGGACTTGATCTGGGCAGATTTTACCCTGAGTTAAAAAATCACATGTTAATTTGTGTGACTGAGAAGCGGACCAAGGAAGAAATGGCCTCTCTTGTAAAAGCCATCGCTGGAATTGAAGGGAGGGCTTCTAATGACTAA
- the gcvT gene encoding glycine cleavage system aminomethyltransferase GcvT — translation MTNIKRTPLYETHVNAGAKIVEFGGWEMPIQYTGIIEEHNKCRTAAGIFDVSHMGEIDVQGPDALKFVNNLVTNDVAKMALKQCLYSPMCYENGGVVDDLLVYKMADDHYYIVVNAANTDKDYDWFLKNVKGMNVKVENISSQVVQIALQGPKAESILQKISDCDLSGIKYYWFDYGKVDGIDSIISRTGYTGEDGFEIYTKPEFGPKIWDKIMETGKDAGVAPIGLGARDTLRLEARLPLYGHEMSDSISPLEAGLGIFVKLNKEAFNGKDALAKQKEAGLKRKLVGFEMVARGIPRNEYTVSKGGQEIGWVTSGSFAPSLNKNIGMALVKAEYAVIDSELEVNIRNKGVKAKIVPTPFYKRR, via the coding sequence GTGACAAATATTAAACGTACCCCTCTTTATGAGACGCATGTGAATGCAGGTGCCAAGATTGTAGAGTTCGGTGGATGGGAGATGCCGATACAGTATACCGGCATAATTGAGGAACACAATAAATGTCGTACTGCTGCCGGGATTTTCGATGTTTCCCACATGGGCGAGATTGATGTGCAGGGCCCGGATGCTCTGAAGTTCGTGAATAATTTAGTAACAAATGATGTTGCCAAGATGGCTCTAAAGCAGTGCCTTTACAGCCCAATGTGCTATGAGAATGGCGGAGTGGTGGATGACCTGCTGGTTTACAAAATGGCAGATGATCATTATTACATAGTAGTAAATGCTGCCAATACAGACAAGGATTATGATTGGTTTCTGAAAAACGTCAAAGGTATGAATGTTAAGGTGGAAAACATCTCAAGCCAGGTAGTCCAGATAGCTTTACAGGGACCAAAGGCGGAGAGCATTCTTCAGAAAATCAGTGACTGCGACTTGTCTGGCATTAAATATTACTGGTTTGATTATGGTAAAGTAGATGGGATAGACAGTATAATTTCACGTACCGGATATACTGGGGAAGACGGTTTTGAGATTTATACAAAACCCGAATTTGGACCAAAAATATGGGATAAAATTATGGAAACCGGAAAAGATGCAGGAGTAGCCCCTATTGGACTGGGAGCGCGTGATACCCTGCGTTTAGAGGCCAGATTGCCGCTTTATGGTCATGAAATGTCAGATAGTATTAGTCCTTTAGAAGCTGGGTTGGGGATTTTTGTAAAACTGAATAAGGAAGCTTTTAATGGGAAGGACGCCCTGGCAAAACAAAAAGAGGCAGGCCTGAAAAGGAAGCTGGTAGGTTTTGAGATGGTTGCCAGAGGCATACCCAGAAATGAATATACCGTCAGCAAGGGTGGGCAGGAAATAGGTTGGGTGACCAGTGGCTCATTTGCTCCATCACTCAATAAAAATATTGGTATGGCTTTGGTTAAAGCAGAATATGCAGTTATTGATTCAGAACTTGAAGTGAATATTAGGAATAAGGGTGTCAAGGCAAAAATTGTACCAACACCATTTTACAAAAGAAGATAA